The genomic stretch TGAGCATGAATCGAAATGTTTTGGCAGCACTAATAGGCAGTTTGATATCGATGAATAGCTATGCGGTGGATGAGGCTGAATTATGGGAGCACTTGACGAAATTGCATCAGCAAGCTGATTTTGCAGTAATACAAATTGCACAGTTACAGCAAGACACTAGCACCGTGAAACAAGGGCTTGGTGGAGTACAGCAAGAAGTGAGTGCTCTTCAGCCAGTAGTCAACCGGCTAGTCCAGGATGTTCAAACCATTAAACAAGTTTTAAGTGGCTTGAAACAGCAGATTGACGCCCTTAGCCAATCCATCGAAATGATGAGAGAAAACCAGATGGTGAAACACCGAGTCGGCGAAGAGTACCTGGGGGGCATTGTTTTTTATGTGGATAAATCAGGTCAGCATGGCTTAACAGCCAGCAAAATCGATGTAACCGATGCAGGCGTTCAATGGCGAAACGGTCCTTCAGGTAACAAAATTACCAACGCCAAAGGCGATGGAATAGGCGCTGGTGAAACCAATACGCGTTTAATTATTGCGCAGCAAACAATTGACAATCAGAAGGGGCAATTTGCGGCTTTGGTCGCCTCACAATTCCAGGTTCTGGAAGATGGAATAACCCCGTGTCAGACACCCATCGCAAGTGGTGTGCATTGCCATAGTGCCTGGTATTTGCCTTCTGCTTATGAGTTACAGCTCTTATATACCAATTTGCATGAAAACAATCTCACGCGTTTTGCGCCAACTTTTTACTGGAGCTCGACTGAGCGAAGTAGTGCTGAGGCCTGGTTAATCAACTTTTCGACAGGTGAGCTCATGGCCAGTAGTAAATCCAATACCGTCGGGCAAGTGCGCGCCATTGCGCGATTTTAAGGGAGGCAATCGATGAAGAAAGGGTGGGTTTTACTTTGGCTAGCGTGTTTCTGTACTTCTTTGCATGCCAGGGATTGCTTTGATTGTGCCCCTTTTTACTGGGGAATTTCCGGTAGTTTTGGTGGCACCATTTATCAGAATAGCTACGCAAATGATGGGAAAAGTGCCTTAGGTCGATTGGCTTTCGAAGCGCAGTATGCTGTGAATGACAATATTCATTTGGGCCTGGAGTCTGGTTTACAAAACGGCGTTCGCATGCGCCTGGCCATTCCAAAGCCTCTGCTCGATATACTGGCAGGCGAGCCCATTCACGCCACTATCAAACCCAGCATTGACCTATTAGCTACCCTGAAATTAACCCCTTTTGAGTCAAGTTTCTTTGGCTATGCGAAAGGAGGGATTGCCTTCAGGCAACTGCAGGTGGACAGAAATGAGGTGAATGATGTGTCAGAAACAACGCCTGAGTTGCAAGTAGGCATTGGCTATGGATTTAGCGATAACAGTTATCTGTTTGTAGGCTACCAGCATCTCTTTGGTCACGATATTAATTATCAGGTCGATTCACTGACTGAACGGGGCCACCTTGATCATATTCCGGGCCAGGATTCGTTACTGATAGGAGTATCCATTTTGTTCTGAACAGTAGGTAGGTCTGGACAACGTTTTACCGTTAACCCGAATTAAAGAATGATTGAATGATGGCCTTTAACCGGCCAGGCGGGATTTTTTTAGCCTTAAAAAGGAGTTAGAGATGTTGATTTTAACAAGAAAAATAGGGGAATCCGTGGTCATCGGCGATGTGGTGTATTGCACCGTCATGGGAATTAACGCGGACGTGGTGAAGTTAGCTATTGATGCCCCAAGGATTATGCCGATTCACCGCGACGAAATTCAACGCCGGATCTGGTGGGAAAGTCAAAAAAATAAGGGTTCGGATAACTTCGACCCCGAGCAGGAAGACGTGTTGGAGCGGCTCATTAATCAATTTAAGCAACAACCCCAAAAAATGCCATTAAGTGTTTAAGGAAAGAGCCATGTTGGAGCAGGAAGAGAGGCTAATTACCGTTAAAGACAGAGCCCGCGAAAAGCTTCGCCGTGATATGGGCCCATTGATTGAGAACGCGCTGGCTGATCCAAAAACGGTGGAGCTGATGCTTAATGCGGATGGGAAACTCTGGCAGGAGCGTTTGGGCGAAAAAATGACGTGTATCGGCCATGTGTCTTCGGGGCGTGCGGAATCCATCATCAAAACCGTTGCAG from Legionella birminghamensis encodes the following:
- a CDS encoding DUF1566 domain-containing protein, which codes for MNRNVLAALIGSLISMNSYAVDEAELWEHLTKLHQQADFAVIQIAQLQQDTSTVKQGLGGVQQEVSALQPVVNRLVQDVQTIKQVLSGLKQQIDALSQSIEMMRENQMVKHRVGEEYLGGIVFYVDKSGQHGLTASKIDVTDAGVQWRNGPSGNKITNAKGDGIGAGETNTRLIIAQQTIDNQKGQFAALVASQFQVLEDGITPCQTPIASGVHCHSAWYLPSAYELQLLYTNLHENNLTRFAPTFYWSSTERSSAEAWLINFSTGELMASSKSNTVGQVRAIARF
- a CDS encoding outer membrane beta-barrel protein, producing MKKGWVLLWLACFCTSLHARDCFDCAPFYWGISGSFGGTIYQNSYANDGKSALGRLAFEAQYAVNDNIHLGLESGLQNGVRMRLAIPKPLLDILAGEPIHATIKPSIDLLATLKLTPFESSFFGYAKGGIAFRQLQVDRNEVNDVSETTPELQVGIGYGFSDNSYLFVGYQHLFGHDINYQVDSLTERGHLDHIPGQDSLLIGVSILF
- a CDS encoding carbon storage regulator, translated to MLILTRKIGESVVIGDVVYCTVMGINADVVKLAIDAPRIMPIHRDEIQRRIWWESQKNKGSDNFDPEQEDVLERLINQFKQQPQKMPLSV